In Paramormyrops kingsleyae isolate MSU_618 chromosome 5, PKINGS_0.4, whole genome shotgun sequence, one DNA window encodes the following:
- the LOC111842004 gene encoding immunoglobulin epsilon heavy chain-like: protein MTDSEPVLKRPGESHKLTCTASGFTFSSSYMHWVRQAPGKGPECIVWISNSGGTTYYSQSVQGRFTISRDNSRNQLYLQMNSLKAEDTAVYYCVPGPPYNSAYRGKGTQVTVTNALSSRSYLDVTLKPPRVKEMFIENKAVLECIITGQDEAIKEAEVTWMLDSVQVTDKITQTGPEKADQLFRKSSILTLAAKDWEGGKTVKCSVQQKGGPTTTKTLSFRQKGTMRPTVSIQTPSPEDLDGKSEFFLLCLVTGFYPKEIYIMWQVDGGQYEEGVTGEPFWTGDKYSVTSLFKVSKVDWDKGTKYNCNARHASQKGTQIRSHPVSKLTDLSCGPCLDVTLKPPRVKEMFIENRAVLQCIISGEDEAVKEAEVTWMLDDEPITDRNKIQNTVHSFRRSSILTLAEKDWEGGKTVKCRVQNKGGPTITKTLSLAQKGSTTPTVSIQTPSPEDLNGKSEFFLLCLVTGFYPEEIYIMWEVNGGKYEEGITGELQKTGDKYSVTSLFRVSKVDWDNGNRYSCSARHASQERKQIPAVNPVSKLTALSSRSSLDVTLKPPRVKEMFIENKAVLECIITGEDEAVKEAEVTWMLDSVQVTDKITQTAPEKADHLFRRSSRLTLAVKDWQGGKTVKCSVQKKGGPTTTKTLSFGQKGTTKPTVSIQTPSPKDLDRKSEFFLLCLVTGFNPEEIYIMWQVNETQYEEGITGELQKTGDKYSVTSLFRVSKVDWDNGNRYSCNARHASKKEAQIPSHPVSKLTALSSRSRLDVTLKPPRVKEMFIDNRAVLECIISGEDEAVIEAEVTWMLDSVQLTDKITQTAPEKADHLFRKSSILTLAAKDWEGGKTVKCSVQQKGGPTTTKTLSFGQKGTTKPTVSIQTPSPEDLDRKSEFFLVCLVTGFYPEEIYIMWQVNGGQYEEGITGEPLETGDKYSVTSLFKVSKLDWDKGNRYSCNTRHASQEGKPYMHNHSVSKSAGNSLECPV from the exons atgactgattctgaacCAGTGCTGAAGAGACCAGGAgaatcacacaaactgacatgtacagCCTCTGGGTTCACATTCAGTAGCTCTTATATGCACTGGGTCAGACAGGCTCCTGGGAAGGGACCGGAGTGCATCGTTTGGATCAGCAATAGTGGTGGTACCACTTACTACTCCCAGTCTGTTCAGGGcagattcaccatctccagagacaACAGCAGGAACCAGCTGTATTTACAGATGAACAgcctgaaagctgaagacacggctgtgtactactgtgTCCCCGGCCCACCATATAATTCCGCCTATCGTGGTAAAGGCACGCAAGTCACTGTCACCAACG CCCTGTCCAGTAGGTCCTATTTGGATGTGACCCTGAAGCCCCCAAGAGTAAAAGAGATGTTCATAGAAAACAAGGCTGTGCTGGAATGCATCATCACTGGACAGGATGAAGCAATAAAAGAAGCTGAAGTGACCTGGATGTTGGACAGTGTACAGGTCACAGATAAGATTACACAGACCGGTCCAGAAAAGGCAGATCAGCTCTTCAGAAAGAGCAGCATCCTGACTCTGGCAGCGAAGGACTGGGAAGGTGGCAAAACAGTGAAGTGCAGTGTGCAGCAGAAGGGTGGTCCTACTACCACAAAGACCCTCAGTTTTAGGCAAAAAG GTACTATGAGACCTACAGTCTCCATCCAAACACCATCTCCTGAAGACCTTGATGGAAAAAGTGAATTCTTCCTGCTCTGCCTGGTAACAGGCTTCTATCCTAAGGAAATATACATCATGTGGCAAGTAGATGGGGGCCAGTATGAGGAGGGTGTTACTGGAGAGCCATTCTGGACTGGGGATAAATACTCGGTCACCAGTCTGTTTAAGGTATCAAAAGTGGACTGGGACAAAGGCACCAAGTACAACTGCAATGCTAGACACGCATCTCAAAAGGGAACACAGATACGTTCTCATCCTGTCTCCAAATTAACAG aCCTGTCCTGCGGGCCCTGTTTGGATGTGACCCTGAAGCCCCCAAGAGTAAAAGAGATGTTCATAGAAAACAGGGCTGTGCTGCAATGCATCATCTCAGGAGAGGATGAGGCAGTGAAAGAAGCTGAAGTGACCTGGATGCTGGATGATGAACCAATAACAGACAGGAATAAGATACAGAATACAGTTCATTCCTTCAGGAGGAGCAGCATCCTGACTCTGGCAGAGAAGGACTGGGAAGGTGGCAAAACAGTGAAGTGCCGTGTGCAGAATAAGGGTGGTCCTACCATCACTAAGACCCTCAGTCTTGCACAAAAAG GATCTACGACACCTACAGTCTCCATCCAAACACCATCTCCTGAAGACCTTAATGGAAAAAGTGAATTCTTCCTGCTCTGCCTGGTAACAGGCTTCTATCCTGAGGAAATATATATCATGTGGGAAGTAAATGGGGGGAAGTATGAGGAGGGTATTACTGGAGAGCTACAGAAGACTGGGGATAAATACTCTGTCACCAGTCTGTTTAGGGTCTCAAAAGTGGACTGGGACAACGGCAACAGGTACAGCTGCAGCGCCAGACACGCATCTCAGGAGAGAAAGCAGATACCTGCAGTGAATCCTGTCTCCAAATTAACAG CCCTGTCCAGTAGATCCAGTTTGGATGTGACACTAAAGCCCCCAAGAGTAAAAGAGATGTTCATAGAAAACAAAGCTGTGCTGGAATGCATCATCACAGGAGAGGATGAGGCAGTGAAAGAAGCTGAAGTGACCTGGATGCTGGACAGTGTACAGGTGACAGATAAGATTACACAGACCGCTCCAGAAAAGGCAGATCATCTCTTCAGAAGGAGCAGCAGACTGACTCTGGCAGTGAAGGACTGGCAAGGTGGCAAAACAGTGAAGTGCAGTGTGCAGAAGAAGGGTGGTCCTACTACCACAAAGACCCTCAGTTTTGGGCAAAAAG GTACAACGAAACCTACAGTCTCCATCCAAACACCATCTCCTAAAGACCTTGATAGAAAAAGTGAATTCTTCCTGCTCTGCCTGGTAACAGGCTTCAATCCTGAGGAAATATACATCATGTGGCAAGTAAATGAGACGCAGTATGAGGAGGGTATTACTGGAGAGCTACAGAAGACTGGGGATAAATACTCTGTCACCAGTCTGTTTAGGGTCTCAAAAGTGGACTGGGACAACGGCAACAGGTACAGCTGCAACGCCAGACACGCATCTAAAAAGGAAGCACAGATACCTTCTCATCCAGTCTCCAAATTAACAG CCCTGTCCAGTAGGTCCAGGTTGGATGTGACCCTGAAGCCCCCAAGAGTAAAAGAGATGTTCATAGATAACAGGGCTGTGCTGGAATGCATCATCTCAGGAGAGGATGAGGCAGTAATAGAAGCTGAAGTGACCTGGATGCTGGACAGTGTACAGCTGACAGATAAGATTACACAGACCGCTCCAGAAAAGGCAGATCATCTCTTCAGAAAGAGCAGCATCCTGACTCTGGCAGCGAAGGACTGGGAAGGTGGCAAAACAGTGAAGTGCAGTGTGCAGCAGAAGGGTGGTCCTACTACCACAAAGACCCTCAGTTTTGGACAAAAAG GTACAACGAAACCTACAGTCTCAATCCAAACACCATCTCCTGAAGACCTTGATAGAAAAAGTGAATTCTTCCTGGTGTGCCTGGTAACAGGCTTTTATCCTGAGGAAATATACATCATGTGGCAAGTAAATGGGGGGCAGTATGAGGAGGGTATTACTGGAGAGCCACTGGAGACTGGGGATAAATACTCTGTCACCAGTCTGTTTAAGGTATCAAAATTGGACTGGGACAAAGGCAACAGGTACAGCTGCAACACCAGACACGCATCTCAGGAGGGGAAGCCCTACATGCATAATCATTCTGTGTCCAAGTCAGCGGGTAATTCACTGGAATGTCCTGTATGA